The Sorangiineae bacterium MSr11367 genome window below encodes:
- a CDS encoding phospholipase C, phosphocholine-specific: MNRRHFLKLAAASAGSTAMLNLLPSHLRRALAMPVRTTGSLDTIEHVVIFMQENRSFDHYFGTLRGVRGFSDRSALQLQTGKSVFYQPNGSSTLLPYPVSEQYMSGTPHDWGTGHSAWNGGLNDKWVQYKGTSTMAYYARNDLAFYHALADAFTICDAYHCSVMGPTNPNRLYLWSGTVDPAGHGGGPVIDNDESRARTWTTYPERLEAAGLSWKVYQETDNYDDNALAWFKQYRDAKPGNPLYDRGMATVGNLVQAFRADVKANKLPKVSWIVAPTALSEHPAYGPVRGAALTSQLLDVLAASPEVWAKTVFILTYDENDGFFDHVPAPTPPDGTPDEFVNGQPIGLGVRVPAIVVSPFSRGGFVCSETFDHTSILRFLEAWTGIKEPNISAWRRAVCGDLTRTLDLTSSTVTWPTLPVTTDPGPGREVTVKPPRTQRVPVQESGTRVARALPYQPNANLRADATAGKVWIDMGNTGTSVAQLAAYANRHRTDGPWRYDVGGTPVSDSFNARAYGGGKYDLSLYGPNRFLRCFAGDLNAPGKDIGVTSLVTTDEGGKLHLVFTNESSSPVTVTVTANSYRTDGPWTYRIAPGESASDSWRAGRYGDGWYDLSVTVSSDPSFSQRLVGHIETGSPSVSG; this comes from the coding sequence ATGAATCGACGACATTTTCTGAAGTTGGCCGCGGCCTCGGCGGGCAGCACAGCAATGCTCAACCTCCTCCCGAGCCATTTGCGGCGCGCACTGGCCATGCCGGTTCGGACCACCGGTTCGCTCGACACCATCGAGCACGTGGTCATCTTCATGCAGGAAAATAGGTCATTCGATCATTACTTCGGCACCCTGCGCGGTGTGCGCGGCTTTTCCGACCGCAGCGCGCTGCAATTGCAAACGGGGAAATCGGTTTTCTACCAGCCGAATGGCTCGTCGACGCTACTGCCTTATCCCGTCAGCGAGCAATACATGAGTGGCACTCCCCACGATTGGGGAACCGGCCACTCCGCGTGGAACGGAGGCCTCAACGACAAGTGGGTCCAGTACAAGGGCACGTCCACGATGGCCTATTACGCGCGAAACGACTTGGCCTTTTACCACGCGCTGGCCGACGCTTTCACCATCTGCGATGCGTACCACTGTTCGGTGATGGGGCCGACGAATCCGAATCGGCTCTACCTCTGGAGCGGCACCGTCGACCCGGCGGGCCACGGCGGTGGACCGGTCATCGACAACGACGAGTCCCGCGCCCGCACCTGGACGACGTACCCCGAGCGGCTCGAGGCGGCGGGGCTCAGTTGGAAGGTGTACCAGGAGACGGACAATTACGACGACAACGCGCTCGCGTGGTTCAAGCAGTACCGCGACGCCAAGCCGGGCAATCCCCTTTACGATCGCGGAATGGCCACCGTCGGCAATCTGGTGCAGGCCTTTCGCGCCGACGTGAAGGCGAACAAGCTGCCAAAGGTGTCGTGGATCGTGGCTCCCACGGCCTTGAGCGAGCACCCGGCGTATGGCCCCGTTCGCGGTGCGGCCCTTACGAGCCAATTGCTCGACGTGCTGGCCGCCTCGCCCGAGGTCTGGGCCAAAACGGTGTTCATTCTGACGTACGACGAGAACGACGGCTTCTTCGACCACGTTCCGGCGCCCACGCCGCCCGACGGCACGCCGGACGAATTCGTGAATGGCCAGCCCATTGGGCTCGGCGTGCGGGTGCCCGCCATCGTGGTATCGCCGTTCAGCCGCGGCGGGTTCGTCTGCTCGGAGACCTTCGATCATACGTCGATTCTGCGCTTCTTGGAGGCGTGGACCGGAATCAAGGAGCCGAACATTTCTGCATGGCGGCGCGCGGTGTGCGGCGATCTGACGCGGACGCTCGATCTGACGTCGTCCACGGTGACGTGGCCGACCCTGCCCGTCACGACGGACCCGGGGCCCGGCCGCGAGGTGACGGTCAAGCCGCCAAGGACCCAGCGCGTGCCCGTGCAGGAATCCGGAACGCGGGTTGCGCGCGCGCTCCCCTATCAGCCAAATGCCAATTTGCGCGCCGATGCCACGGCGGGCAAAGTCTGGATCGATATGGGCAATACGGGCACCTCCGTCGCGCAGCTGGCCGCTTATGCGAATCGCCACCGGACCGACGGCCCTTGGCGGTACGACGTCGGAGGGACCCCCGTTTCCGACTCGTTCAATGCGCGGGCCTACGGCGGGGGCAAATACGATTTATCGCTCTACGGCCCCAATCGATTCTTGCGCTGCTTCGCTGGAGATCTCAACGCGCCCGGAAAGGACATCGGGGTGACGTCGCTGGTGACCACCGACGAAGGGGGCAAGTTGCACCTCGTCTTCACCAACGAGAGCTCCTCGCCGGTCACGGTGACCGTGACGGCGAACAGCTACCGGACCGACGGCCCGTGGACGTACCGAATCGCCCCCGGCGAGAGCGCGTCCGATTCCTGGCGCGCGGGCCGCTACGGTGACGGTTGGTACGATCTCAGCGTGACCGTCTCGTCCGACCCGAGCTTCAGCCAGCGCCTGGTCGGGCACATCGAGACGGGCTCGCCGAGCGTGAGCGGGTAG
- a CDS encoding MFS transporter gives MPPTRLRVHVFALSWLAYASYYIGRKQFAVSKASLASQYQLTTEALGHIDTGYLVAYSLGMFASGWLCDRVGPRRLIGAGMLGSAAAVAWFGASSAEMWFGIAFTVNGLAQSTGWPGTIKAMAPRWSTGERGKVMGWWSTCYQVGGIAATALASALLVHGGWRSAFYVPAVWMALVGVLVLWRLPAHPGAPKAEERPRTTSVARRPEVWYLGFIYFGFKLIRYSLLFWLPFYLQRQLGYSPGQAGYLSISFELGGVCGTVASGIVFDRMGARQRSVLFAMTLGLALSLVLYTRVSAWGAVANFAAMAAVGFMLFGPDAIISGAMAQELGGAEGAGSASGIINGIGSFGAIAQGAVTAMVATRYGWDRVFHLFIGLAFVCAAALLPYALGQRAKVTPRAATSREAAPVAR, from the coding sequence ATGCCGCCCACACGTCTTCGCGTGCACGTTTTCGCACTGAGCTGGCTCGCGTATGCTTCGTATTACATCGGGCGAAAGCAATTTGCCGTGAGCAAGGCGAGCCTGGCGTCGCAGTACCAGCTGACCACCGAAGCGCTCGGCCACATCGATACCGGCTACTTGGTGGCCTATTCGTTGGGCATGTTCGCGTCCGGGTGGCTCTGCGATCGCGTGGGGCCGCGCCGGCTCATCGGGGCGGGGATGCTCGGGTCGGCGGCGGCGGTGGCCTGGTTCGGCGCCTCGTCCGCGGAGATGTGGTTCGGCATCGCCTTCACCGTCAACGGCTTGGCGCAGTCGACGGGGTGGCCGGGCACCATCAAGGCCATGGCACCGCGGTGGTCGACCGGTGAGCGCGGAAAGGTCATGGGCTGGTGGTCCACCTGCTACCAAGTCGGAGGCATCGCGGCGACCGCCCTGGCCAGCGCCCTGCTCGTGCACGGCGGATGGCGAAGCGCGTTTTACGTTCCCGCGGTGTGGATGGCCCTCGTGGGTGTGCTGGTGCTCTGGCGATTGCCGGCACACCCCGGCGCACCCAAGGCGGAGGAACGACCGCGAACGACCTCCGTCGCCCGGCGCCCGGAGGTCTGGTACCTCGGCTTCATCTATTTCGGATTCAAACTGATCCGATACAGCCTTCTCTTCTGGCTTCCCTTCTACCTCCAGAGGCAGCTCGGGTATTCGCCCGGGCAAGCCGGCTATCTCTCCATCTCGTTCGAACTCGGCGGCGTCTGCGGCACCGTGGCGAGCGGCATCGTGTTCGACCGCATGGGCGCCCGCCAGCGCAGTGTGCTTTTCGCCATGACCCTCGGGCTCGCCCTGAGCCTGGTGCTGTACACGCGGGTCTCGGCGTGGGGTGCCGTCGCGAACTTCGCGGCCATGGCCGCCGTCGGATTCATGTTGTTCGGCCCCGATGCGATCATCTCGGGTGCCATGGCCCAGGAGCTGGGCGGCGCCGAAGGGGCCGGCAGCGCGTCGGGGATCATCAACGGCATCGGCTCGTTCGGCGCCATCGCGCAAGGCGCGGTCACCGCCATGGTGGCGACCCGCTACGGCTGGGATCGCGTCTTTCACCTTTTCATCGGCCTGGCCTTCGTCTGCGCGGCCGCGTTGCTCCCTTACGCCTTGGGCCAGCGCGCGAAGGTCACGCCGCGCGCGGCGACATCGCGCGAAGCAGCCCCGGTAGCTCGTTGA
- a CDS encoding phosphonatase-like hydrolase — protein sequence MAGTTVRDDGLVEKAFTVSVAAEDGFTPGSAGYERALRFVRETMGQSKIEVFRGLLGDEGRAVAANARFEEAYGDLVRAGHVQPIPGAEAAIRSLRGLGLSIALTTGFARPTQDAILEALGWRSLVDLALCPSDVPRGRPYPDMVLAAVLRLGVTDVRSVVVAGDTPSDIYSGLRAGAGIVAGVLTGLSDLEAFSAAGATHVLASVNELPGLLRAMSPRAA from the coding sequence ATGGCGGGTACCACCGTGCGGGACGACGGGCTCGTGGAAAAGGCATTCACCGTCTCCGTGGCCGCGGAAGACGGATTCACACCAGGTTCTGCGGGCTACGAGCGCGCGCTTCGCTTCGTCCGCGAGACCATGGGGCAAAGCAAAATCGAGGTCTTTCGCGGGTTGCTCGGCGACGAGGGGCGCGCGGTCGCGGCCAATGCGCGCTTCGAGGAGGCCTACGGGGATCTGGTGCGCGCGGGGCACGTGCAGCCGATTCCCGGAGCGGAAGCGGCGATTCGTTCGCTGCGTGGTCTGGGCTTGTCGATCGCGCTGACCACAGGATTTGCGCGGCCGACGCAGGATGCGATATTGGAAGCACTCGGCTGGCGCAGCCTCGTCGATCTGGCGTTGTGCCCGTCCGACGTGCCGCGCGGGCGTCCGTACCCGGACATGGTGCTGGCGGCCGTGCTTCGCTTGGGCGTGACGGACGTGCGCTCCGTCGTCGTGGCCGGCGACACGCCGTCGGACATCTACAGCGGGCTTCGCGCCGGTGCGGGCATCGTGGCCGGTGTGCTCACCGGCCTCTCGGATCTCGAGGCCTTCTCGGCGGCCGGTGCGACGCACGTGCTCGCGTCGGTCAACGAGCTACCGGGGCTGCTTCGCGCGATGTCGCCGCGCGCGGCGTGA
- a CDS encoding TIGR03364 family FAD-dependent oxidoreductase, whose product MDIVIVGGGIVGTMHALFAVQRGDRVVHLEREDEARGASVRNFGLVWVSGRAPGADLELALRARQLWEKVGADVPEVGFRANGSLTVARTSAEVAVLEAVARADEGERRGGRVLDAAEARRVNPALRGEFIAALHCRHDAAVEPRKAARAIQSYLREHARYTWLGGREVTGFGSHHAIDDRGEKHNGDLVIFTTGAWHRGLMAPHTATVRRVRLQMLQTEPLDDTLTTSIADGDSLRYYPAFDVPVRERLDVQVPIAREHHMQLLLVQRLDGSLTIGDTHEYAEPFGFDVDELPYAHLLETASRMLGRPLPPVRRRWAGVYSQLRPEAAGLYHRVDLAPGVVLVTGPGGRGMTFSPAMAEETLARS is encoded by the coding sequence ATGGATATCGTCATCGTAGGGGGCGGCATCGTGGGCACGATGCACGCCCTTTTTGCCGTGCAGCGCGGGGATCGCGTCGTCCACTTGGAGCGCGAAGACGAGGCGCGAGGCGCCTCGGTTCGGAACTTCGGACTGGTATGGGTGAGCGGGCGTGCGCCCGGTGCCGATCTAGAGTTGGCACTCCGGGCGCGCCAGCTCTGGGAGAAAGTCGGCGCGGACGTGCCCGAGGTGGGCTTTCGCGCGAATGGATCGCTGACCGTCGCGCGGACCTCCGCCGAGGTGGCCGTGCTCGAGGCCGTGGCGCGCGCCGACGAAGGCGAGCGACGCGGGGGGCGCGTGCTCGATGCGGCCGAGGCTCGGCGGGTGAACCCTGCGCTGCGCGGCGAGTTCATCGCCGCGCTCCATTGCCGTCACGATGCGGCGGTCGAACCGCGCAAGGCGGCGCGGGCCATTCAGAGTTACCTGCGCGAACATGCACGCTACACATGGCTCGGCGGGCGCGAGGTCACGGGCTTCGGTTCGCACCACGCCATCGATGACCGCGGTGAGAAGCACAACGGCGATCTCGTGATCTTCACCACGGGTGCCTGGCATCGCGGACTCATGGCGCCGCACACCGCGACCGTGCGCCGCGTGCGTCTGCAGATGCTCCAGACCGAGCCGTTGGACGACACGCTGACCACGTCGATCGCCGATGGCGATTCGCTGCGCTACTACCCTGCCTTCGACGTTCCGGTTCGTGAGCGCCTCGATGTCCAAGTGCCGATTGCGCGCGAGCACCATATGCAGCTCTTGCTGGTGCAACGACTCGATGGCTCGCTGACCATCGGCGATACGCACGAGTACGCCGAACCCTTCGGCTTCGATGTGGACGAGCTCCCCTACGCGCATCTGCTCGAGACGGCCTCGCGCATGCTGGGGAGGCCGCTTCCGCCTGTGCGTAGACGTTGGGCGGGGGTCTATAGCCAATTGCGTCCGGAGGCCGCGGGGCTTTACCATCGCGTCGATCTCGCGCCCGGGGTTGTGTTGGTGACTGGGCCGGGTGGGCGCGGGATGACATTTTCGCCGGCGATGGCCGAGGAGACACTGGCACGATCATGA
- a CDS encoding rhodanese-like domain-containing protein, producing the protein MVRSVSPQQAHDLISRGEVEVIDVREPNEWSTGHLAGARLVPLAQFRANPKAALPRDGVLFVCAAGVRSETAARLAASSGFTKVYNLSGGTRGWVKAGKPLVHDLSVAV; encoded by the coding sequence ATGGTTCGTTCGGTTAGTCCGCAGCAGGCTCACGATCTCATCTCCCGCGGAGAAGTCGAGGTGATCGACGTCCGTGAGCCGAACGAGTGGTCTACGGGGCATCTTGCAGGCGCGCGCCTCGTTCCCCTTGCGCAGTTCCGCGCGAATCCGAAAGCGGCGCTCCCGCGCGACGGCGTTCTCTTCGTGTGCGCGGCCGGTGTGCGCAGCGAAACGGCGGCCCGCCTCGCCGCCTCGAGCGGCTTCACCAAGGTCTACAACTTGAGCGGCGGCACCCGCGGCTGGGTAAAGGCCGGCAAGCCGCTGGTTCACGATCTCAGCGTCGCCGTCTAG
- a CDS encoding cysteine desulfurase has protein sequence MGGTRATAPGVFDANAVKRDFPILEERVHGRRLVWLDNAATTQKPQAVIDRLSYYYEHENSNIHRAAHALAARATDAYEAARDKVRRFMNAPSSKNIIFVRGATEGINLVAQSWGWRNIVAGDEIVITWLEHHANIVPWQQLCSEKGCRLRVAPVNDRGEIILEEYEKLLGPKTRLVSFTQVSNALGSITPAREMVEIAHRYGATVHVDGAQAVSHMPVDVQLLGADFYSFSGHKVFGPTGIGVVYGTTEILEDMPPWQGGGNMIADVTFEKTTYGPPPSRFEAGTGNIADAVGLGAALDYLSGLGLANVQRYEHELLTYAEEKLSRVPGLRIIGTAREKAGVISFILDGQRTEEMGGVLDQEGIAVRSGHHCAQPILRRFGLEATVRASLAPYNTSEDIDALAEALHRIQAGRPVRGL, from the coding sequence TTGGGCGGCACGCGGGCGACGGCTCCGGGCGTCTTCGATGCCAACGCCGTGAAGCGCGACTTCCCGATCCTCGAGGAGCGCGTGCACGGACGGCGGCTGGTGTGGCTCGACAACGCCGCCACCACGCAGAAGCCGCAGGCGGTCATCGACCGACTTTCGTACTACTACGAGCACGAAAATTCGAACATCCATCGGGCGGCGCATGCTCTGGCCGCACGCGCAACGGATGCCTACGAGGCGGCGCGCGACAAGGTGCGGCGCTTCATGAATGCGCCGTCGTCGAAGAACATCATCTTCGTTCGCGGCGCCACCGAGGGCATCAACCTGGTGGCGCAGAGCTGGGGCTGGCGCAACATCGTGGCCGGCGACGAAATCGTCATCACCTGGCTCGAGCACCACGCCAACATCGTGCCCTGGCAGCAACTCTGCTCGGAGAAGGGCTGCCGCTTGCGCGTGGCGCCCGTCAACGATCGCGGGGAGATCATCCTCGAAGAGTACGAAAAGCTGCTCGGCCCCAAGACGCGCCTCGTGTCCTTCACGCAGGTGTCCAACGCGCTGGGCAGCATCACGCCTGCGCGCGAGATGGTGGAGATCGCGCATCGCTACGGCGCCACGGTGCACGTGGACGGTGCGCAAGCGGTCTCGCACATGCCGGTCGACGTCCAGCTTCTCGGGGCGGACTTCTACTCCTTCTCGGGCCACAAGGTCTTCGGGCCGACGGGCATCGGCGTCGTCTACGGCACGACGGAGATCCTCGAGGACATGCCCCCGTGGCAGGGCGGCGGCAATATGATTGCCGACGTCACCTTCGAGAAAACCACCTACGGACCGCCGCCGAGCCGCTTCGAAGCGGGCACCGGCAACATCGCGGACGCCGTGGGCCTGGGCGCCGCCCTCGACTACCTCAGCGGGCTCGGGCTGGCGAACGTCCAACGCTACGAGCACGAGCTGCTCACCTACGCGGAGGAGAAGCTTTCGCGCGTGCCGGGGCTGCGCATCATCGGCACCGCACGCGAGAAGGCGGGGGTCATCTCGTTCATCCTCGACGGTCAGCGCACGGAAGAGATGGGTGGCGTGCTCGATCAAGAGGGCATCGCCGTCCGATCGGGCCACCACTGCGCGCAGCCCATCCTGCGCCGATTCGGCCTCGAGGCGACCGTTCGCGCATCGCTTGCCCCGTACAACACGTCCGAGGACATCGACGCGCTCGCGGAAGCTTTGCACCGGATCCAAGCCGGGAGGCCCGTCCGCGGGCTGTGA